From the genome of Papaver somniferum cultivar HN1 chromosome 2, ASM357369v1, whole genome shotgun sequence, one region includes:
- the LOC113352930 gene encoding F-box protein GID2-like: MKRTADSLDEDPNLLIEDERLKKRKNKLEEEEEDDKEIGFADLNDDLAFEVLKHFDAKTLATAACVNKKWSKMAEDERLWEFICTRYWANIGCGNRQLRSVVLALGGFRRLHSLYIWPLLKRSSSSSIASSSSSSSVLPSRTVVKPKPNWGRDEVNLSLSLLSIRYFEMMNFSNRNLDKKEKK; the protein is encoded by the coding sequence ATGAAAAGAACAGCTGATTCATTGGATGAAGATCCAAATCTCTTAATTGAAGATGAAAGattgaagaaaagaaagaacaaattggaagaagaagaagaagatgataaggaAATTGGATTTGCTGATCTAAATGATGATTTAGCATTTGAAGTTTTAAAACATTTTGATGCAAAAACGTTAGCTACAGCAGCTTGTGTTAACAAAAAATGGAGTAAGATGGCTGAAGATGAAAGATTATGGGAATTTATCTGTACTCGTTACTGGGCTAATATTGGTTGTGGTAATCGACAACTTCGTTCGGTTGTTCTTGCTTTAGGTGGATTTCGTCGTCTTCATTCTCTTTACATCTGGCCTTTGTTGAAacgatcttcatcttcttcaattgcatcatcgtcgtcatcatcatcgGTTCTTCCATCAAGAACAGTAGTGAAGCCAAAACCTAATTGGGGAAGAGATGAAGTCAATCTTTCACTGTCTCTACTTTCAATTCGTTATTTTGAAATGATGAATTTCAGTAACAGAAATTtggataaaaaagaaaagaagtaa